The Terracoccus luteus genome includes a region encoding these proteins:
- a CDS encoding M50 family metallopeptidase — translation MSWADALVARLAPTASASSLTVPALLTVLALALVAVAVPPVWRVVRLAVTLVHELGHAGVGVLVGRRFTGFVLRGDMSGHAVTHGPARGVGRVASTWFGYPAPAVVGAVAVWLAGRGWAATVVSVVLVVLVLAVARVRSPLTLLVVLVAIAATGLLWWRRDDVVQQQVLVGTGVVLVVGAWRHLAAVLRDRSRSSDPGVLAALTHVPRVVWNASFVLVCAVSTAVVVREVALVLR, via the coding sequence GTGAGCTGGGCGGACGCGCTCGTCGCGCGACTGGCCCCCACGGCATCCGCGTCGTCGCTCACGGTGCCGGCCCTGCTCACGGTGCTGGCCCTCGCCCTCGTGGCCGTCGCGGTGCCGCCCGTCTGGCGGGTCGTGCGGCTCGCGGTCACCCTCGTGCACGAGCTCGGGCACGCGGGGGTCGGGGTGCTCGTCGGGCGGCGCTTCACCGGCTTCGTGCTGCGCGGCGACATGTCGGGCCACGCCGTCACGCACGGGCCGGCGCGCGGCGTCGGTCGGGTCGCCTCGACGTGGTTCGGCTACCCGGCCCCGGCGGTGGTCGGCGCCGTCGCCGTGTGGCTCGCGGGGCGAGGGTGGGCCGCAACGGTGGTATCCGTCGTGCTCGTCGTGCTCGTGCTCGCCGTGGCACGGGTGCGCTCGCCCCTCACCCTGCTCGTGGTGCTCGTCGCCATCGCGGCGACCGGTCTGCTGTGGTGGCGGCGCGACGACGTCGTGCAGCAGCAGGTGCTCGTCGGCACCGGCGTCGTGCTCGTCGTCGGGGCCTGGCGCCACCTCGCCGCGGTGCTGCGCGACCGCAGCCGCTCGAGCGACCCCGGCGTGCTCGCGGCGCTCACCCACGTGCCCCGAGTCGTGTGGAACGCCTCGTTCGTGCTCGTCTGCGCGGTGTCGACGGCCGTGGTCGTGCGCGAGGT
- a CDS encoding HNH endonuclease — translation MFDDDAAVTAGGLEGLLAVLDRVEPARGAEATADGPQAPAATAPSIGSTCLSDVERIDVLSALERVKAAVGAAQVRVTAGFVASQERVSLAWRSEAEAASGAGDFDGWRAAREKADLASWAAALEFGAHPDARWKGTADPSDSGSSNTGSSCGDTDSGGGGGAGGAAPKTRGSGEPERPVSSSRRNTIAKGGVAAQVALARRLSPFKGAEGVRFSLTLTHDMPHTLALLEAGVLSEWRALCITKEAAVLSPEDRRRLDQELHDTYGDRLGRLGDRELNRLVRAVAYRLDPESVVRRARKAESERRVTLCPAPDTMAYLTALLPAAEAVAAYAALTGAAASAKAAGDERGKGQVMADTLVDRILGRASSETSTPDATSKSHATRSDAAACGGEAADEAGSAGSSSPTDGVADQGTGAYAATDPGVEVRDDAAHEPMPQDTQATATSEPCPAASHDGRVDDPAGRAGVDVEVQLVMGLDALFGTGEGADTPAQLLGYGTVPAGWARDFLRPDDDDVADAAAGAGAADGRGGSPPPERGGGLSRAGRVWIRRLFVRPGTGELVAMDSRRRLFSDGLRRFVLTRDAATCRTPWCDAPARHIDHVTPHADGGPTSAANGQGLCVACNLTKEHPDLTSTTLPPNRHGAGGRTGRNTHSGHTVRVTTGTGHTYDSEAPPLLPGAPPPPPKRPRDSGHPFPTLLWPLPVDPTRFTTAPESGLERWLEQLIAAAAHNRG, via the coding sequence ATGTTCGACGACGATGCGGCGGTGACGGCGGGAGGGCTCGAGGGCCTGCTCGCGGTTCTCGACCGCGTCGAACCGGCGCGTGGCGCCGAGGCGACCGCCGACGGTCCGCAGGCCCCAGCTGCGACCGCGCCGTCGATCGGTTCGACGTGTCTGAGCGACGTGGAGCGCATCGACGTGCTGTCGGCGTTGGAGCGGGTGAAGGCGGCGGTGGGGGCGGCTCAGGTGCGGGTGACGGCGGGGTTTGTCGCGTCGCAGGAGCGGGTGTCGCTGGCGTGGCGGTCGGAGGCGGAGGCGGCCTCCGGGGCGGGGGATTTCGACGGGTGGCGGGCGGCGCGGGAGAAGGCTGACCTGGCCTCGTGGGCGGCGGCGCTGGAGTTCGGCGCTCACCCCGACGCCCGCTGGAAGGGCACAGCCGACCCGTCCGACTCGGGCTCATCCAACACCGGCAGCTCATGCGGCGACACCGACAGCGGCGGCGGCGGCGGCGCCGGTGGCGCGGCGCCGAAGACGCGAGGTTCGGGGGAGCCGGAGCGGCCGGTGTCGTCCTCGCGGCGTAACACGATCGCCAAGGGCGGCGTCGCGGCGCAGGTGGCGTTGGCGCGGCGGTTGTCGCCGTTCAAGGGCGCCGAGGGCGTCCGCTTCTCCCTCACCCTGACGCACGACATGCCGCACACCCTGGCGCTGCTCGAGGCGGGCGTGTTGAGCGAGTGGCGAGCCCTGTGCATCACGAAGGAGGCCGCTGTCCTCTCTCCGGAAGACCGGCGCCGGCTCGACCAAGAGCTGCACGACACCTACGGCGACCGCCTCGGCAGGCTGGGGGACCGGGAGCTGAACCGTCTCGTCCGGGCCGTCGCGTACCGCCTCGACCCCGAGAGCGTGGTCCGGCGGGCGCGGAAGGCAGAGTCCGAACGACGTGTCACCTTGTGCCCCGCCCCGGACACGATGGCCTACCTGACCGCGCTGCTCCCGGCCGCCGAGGCCGTCGCGGCCTACGCCGCCCTGACCGGTGCTGCTGCCAGTGCGAAGGCGGCCGGGGACGAGCGGGGCAAGGGCCAGGTCATGGCCGACACCCTCGTCGACCGCATCCTCGGCCGCGCCAGCAGCGAAACTTCCACCCCCGACGCCACCAGCAAGTCGCACGCCACCAGATCTGACGCCGCCGCCTGCGGCGGCGAGGCAGCCGATGAGGCGGGTTCCGCCGGGTCGTCCAGCCCGACGGACGGCGTCGCTGATCAGGGCACCGGCGCGTACGCCGCGACGGATCCCGGCGTGGAGGTCCGCGACGACGCAGCCCACGAGCCCATGCCCCAGGACACTCAGGCCACCGCCACCAGTGAGCCTTGTCCAGCGGCGAGTCATGACGGTCGGGTCGATGACCCGGCCGGTAGGGCCGGGGTGGACGTCGAGGTGCAGCTCGTCATGGGTCTCGACGCACTCTTTGGTACCGGCGAGGGCGCAGACACGCCGGCGCAGCTCCTCGGCTACGGCACCGTGCCCGCCGGGTGGGCCCGCGATTTCCTCCGACCCGACGACGATGACGTCGCAGACGCAGCCGCTGGCGCGGGGGCTGCCGACGGACGGGGCGGCAGTCCGCCGCCTGAGCGTGGGGGTGGTCTGTCCCGCGCTGGGCGGGTGTGGATCCGCAGGCTGTTCGTCCGGCCCGGCACCGGTGAGCTCGTCGCCATGGACTCCCGACGACGCCTGTTCAGCGACGGGCTGCGACGGTTCGTCCTGACCCGCGACGCCGCGACCTGCCGCACCCCCTGGTGCGACGCCCCCGCCCGACACATCGACCACGTCACCCCCCACGCCGACGGCGGCCCCACCTCGGCGGCCAACGGACAGGGCCTGTGCGTGGCGTGCAACCTGACCAAGGAACACCCCGACCTCACCAGCACCACCCTGCCCCCGAACCGCCACGGAGCAGGCGGCCGCACAGGCCGAAACACGCACAGCGGACACACCGTGCGGGTCACCACCGGCACCGGACACACCTACGACTCCGAAGCCCCACCCCTGCTCCCCGGCGCCCCGCCACCCCCACCGAAGCGACCCCGCGACTCGGGGCACCCGTTCCCGACCCTTCTGTGGCCGTTGCCCGTCGACCCCACCCGGTTCACGACCGCACCCGAGAGCGGCCTCGAGCGATGGCTCGAGCAGCTCATCGCGGCGGCGGCGCACAACCGAGGCTGA
- the asnB gene encoding asparagine synthase (glutamine-hydrolyzing), with translation MCGIAGYLGLAPDPDLLERMGRAQAHRGPDGDGIFVDGPVGLSHRRLSVIDLDAGAQPMTTADGRYTIVYNGEVYNHAELGAELTDLGHHLRTRCDTEVVLEAFAEWGADAFDRFNGMFALAVWDAATQTLTLARDHFGIKPLHVTRTASGAWLFASEIPALLATGLVPAAPDDTTVYRYLRHRVHDDGRPTFFAGVERLLPAEVVTISPTGVERRNFSTLRDDLTRTRPAEHGTDDETVRDFRARFTDAVALRLRSDVPVGTSLSGGLDSSAVVVTIDRLLHERDGDAGRGDAGRGDAGPRTDHVTAAVGPRQSTFSAVFPGYRNDEESYVDDAVASCTRPIAAHKTRPTSDELRRDLLDFVRTQQEPVISTGPYAQYRVMRDASCAVTVMLDGQGADELLAGYVPQLVVHLRSLVRTHRWAALPALWSSRDVVGHLLATRPNPLRRRRTGVTDLLAPRFTASHREDGYRVEGDDLRSRLVHDLYVGSLPALLRYEDRNTMRFSIEGRVPFLDPNLVRAVFALPDDAVIHHGWNKRILRDSMTGRLPASIRLRRNKIGFTTPQHDWFREQSDLLRDVLTSASFAGRPYFDQPAVLAAFERWVEGSDDLDSMVFWRLVNVELWLREFIDPATDPEVTTMAATPGVTAPVPAH, from the coding sequence ATGTGCGGCATCGCTGGGTACCTCGGGTTGGCGCCCGACCCGGACCTGCTCGAGCGCATGGGGCGGGCGCAGGCGCACCGGGGGCCCGACGGCGACGGCATCTTCGTCGACGGCCCCGTCGGCCTGTCGCACCGCCGACTGTCGGTCATCGACCTCGACGCCGGCGCGCAGCCCATGACGACGGCCGACGGCCGCTACACCATCGTCTACAACGGCGAGGTCTACAACCACGCCGAGCTGGGGGCCGAGCTGACCGACCTCGGCCACCACCTGCGCACTCGGTGCGACACCGAGGTCGTTCTCGAGGCGTTCGCCGAGTGGGGGGCCGACGCCTTCGACCGCTTCAACGGCATGTTCGCCCTCGCGGTCTGGGACGCCGCCACGCAGACCCTCACGCTCGCCCGCGACCACTTCGGCATCAAGCCGTTGCACGTGACCCGAACCGCCTCCGGCGCTTGGCTCTTCGCGAGCGAGATCCCCGCGTTGCTGGCCACCGGGCTCGTGCCCGCCGCACCCGACGACACGACGGTCTACCGCTACCTGCGTCACCGCGTGCACGACGACGGACGCCCCACCTTCTTCGCCGGCGTCGAGCGGCTGCTGCCCGCCGAGGTCGTGACGATCTCCCCCACGGGCGTCGAGCGCCGCAACTTCAGCACCCTGCGCGACGACCTCACGCGCACCCGCCCGGCCGAGCACGGCACGGACGACGAGACGGTGCGCGACTTCCGTGCGCGGTTCACGGATGCCGTGGCGCTGCGGCTGCGTTCGGACGTTCCCGTGGGCACGTCGCTGAGCGGCGGCCTCGACAGCTCGGCCGTCGTCGTCACCATCGACCGGCTGTTGCACGAGCGCGACGGCGACGCAGGCCGCGGTGACGCAGGCCGCGGTGACGCAGGGCCTCGCACCGACCACGTCACCGCTGCCGTCGGGCCGCGCCAGTCGACCTTCTCCGCCGTCTTCCCCGGCTACCGCAACGACGAGGAGTCTTACGTCGACGACGCCGTGGCGTCGTGCACCCGGCCGATCGCGGCCCACAAGACGCGCCCGACCTCGGACGAGCTGCGTCGCGACCTGCTCGACTTCGTGCGCACCCAGCAGGAGCCGGTCATCTCGACGGGCCCGTACGCCCAGTACCGCGTCATGCGCGACGCGAGCTGCGCCGTCACCGTGATGCTCGACGGCCAGGGCGCCGACGAGCTACTCGCGGGCTACGTGCCCCAGCTCGTCGTCCACCTGCGCTCCCTCGTGCGCACGCACCGGTGGGCCGCGCTGCCGGCCCTGTGGTCCTCGCGCGACGTCGTCGGCCACCTGCTGGCCACCCGCCCGAACCCGTTGCGGCGCAGGCGAACCGGGGTGACCGACCTCCTCGCGCCGCGATTCACCGCCTCGCACCGCGAGGACGGGTACCGCGTCGAGGGGGACGACCTGCGCTCGCGCCTCGTGCACGACCTCTACGTCGGGTCGCTGCCGGCACTGCTGCGCTATGAGGACCGCAACACCATGCGCTTCTCGATCGAGGGCCGGGTGCCCTTCCTCGACCCGAACCTCGTGCGGGCCGTCTTCGCCCTGCCCGACGACGCCGTGATCCACCACGGCTGGAACAAGCGCATCCTCCGCGACTCCATGACCGGTCGGCTACCCGCTTCGATCCGGCTGCGGCGCAACAAGATCGGCTTCACGACGCCCCAGCACGACTGGTTCCGGGAGCAGAGTGACCTGCTGCGCGACGTCCTCACCTCGGCGTCGTTCGCGGGCCGCCCCTACTTCGACCAGCCGGCCGTGCTCGCGGCCTTCGAGCGGTGGGTGGAGGGTTCTGACGACCTCGACTCCATGGTCTTCTGGCGGCTCGTCAACGTCGAGCTGTGGCTGCGCGAGTTCATCGACCCGGCGACCGACCCCGAAGTGACGACCATGGCCGCCACCCCCGGCGTCACGGCACCGGTGCCCGCCCACTGA
- a CDS encoding NADP-dependent oxidoreductase → MKAISYAEYGDPSVLSLTEVPDPKVGPGEVLIRVRSASVNPVDWKIVAGYLDPLMNVDLPAIPGWDVSGVVEQVGLDTPEFEVGDEVMAYARKDWVKGGSYAELVAAPVRTVAKKPAALDWHQAAGLPLAGLTAYQLLTRLGTKSGDTVLVHAAAGGVGILAVQIAKALGARVIGTASERNHDVLRDLGVEPVTYGEGLADRVRELAPDGVDVVTDFVGGVLDVTTAVLAEGGRHGSVVEGEVQQSGGLYMWVRPDADDLAALGALVDEGKLTVPVASVFPLERTADAFTESATGHVRGKVVISVSE, encoded by the coding sequence ATGAAGGCCATCAGCTACGCCGAGTACGGCGACCCGAGCGTCCTGTCCCTGACCGAGGTCCCCGACCCCAAGGTCGGTCCCGGCGAGGTGCTGATCCGGGTACGCAGCGCATCGGTCAACCCGGTCGACTGGAAGATCGTCGCCGGCTACCTCGACCCGCTGATGAACGTCGACCTCCCCGCCATCCCCGGCTGGGACGTGTCGGGCGTCGTCGAGCAGGTCGGTCTCGACACCCCCGAGTTCGAGGTGGGCGACGAGGTCATGGCCTACGCCCGCAAGGACTGGGTCAAGGGCGGCAGCTACGCCGAGCTCGTCGCCGCTCCCGTCCGCACGGTCGCCAAGAAGCCCGCCGCCCTCGACTGGCACCAGGCAGCCGGGCTCCCGCTCGCCGGCCTCACCGCCTACCAGCTGCTCACGCGTCTGGGCACGAAGTCCGGCGACACTGTCCTCGTCCACGCGGCCGCCGGCGGCGTCGGCATTCTCGCCGTGCAGATCGCCAAGGCGCTCGGCGCCCGCGTCATCGGCACCGCCTCCGAGCGCAACCACGACGTCCTGCGCGACCTCGGCGTCGAGCCCGTGACCTACGGCGAGGGCCTCGCCGACCGCGTCCGCGAGCTCGCTCCCGACGGCGTCGACGTCGTCACCGACTTCGTGGGCGGGGTGCTCGACGTCACCACGGCCGTGCTGGCCGAGGGTGGCCGCCACGGCTCCGTCGTCGAGGGCGAGGTGCAGCAGAGCGGTGGCCTCTACATGTGGGTCCGCCCCGACGCCGACGACCTCGCCGCGCTCGGTGCGCTCGTCGACGAGGGCAAGCTGACCGTCCCGGTCGCGTCGGTGTTCCCGCTGGAGCGGACGGCCGACGCCTTCACCGAGAGCGCCACCGGGCACGTGCGCGGCAAGGTCGTCATCTCCGTCAGCGAGTGA
- a CDS encoding DUF480 domain-containing protein — protein sequence MTETSAPGTLPSLDAVEQRVLGSLLEKQVTVPASYPLTANALRTACNQTSSREPVTDHDEPTLERVARALRDRGLVRIVWSDTGRRTLKYHQTLDEVVPLDAEERALLTVLLLRGPQAPGELRSRTERLQAFADRDAVEEALTRMASRPDPLVRRLERRAGERDHRWLHLLGDDASTEAAARVAGAVGAAGADGRSGVTAVGQRDHELPLRDGAAARDERVRHAYTAIAPAYAEALAGELDDLPFERWLLGLVAERAGGLPVVEVGCGPGHVTAHLASLGAPATGVDLSPEMVQQARTLFPAGHYEVGDLRRLLRPTSAPGWGAVLAWYSLIHLASSELPEAMASLTRPLAPGGWLVMAVHSGTGTLHSDEWFGEQVDLDAVLHEPAELAALARSAGLVDAEWYSRGPVTGRGETTERLYLLARRPD from the coding sequence GTGACCGAGACGTCCGCACCGGGGACCCTGCCCAGCCTCGACGCGGTCGAGCAGCGGGTGCTCGGCAGCCTGCTCGAGAAGCAGGTGACGGTGCCGGCGAGCTACCCGCTCACGGCGAACGCGCTGCGCACGGCGTGCAACCAGACGAGCAGCCGCGAGCCGGTGACCGACCACGACGAGCCGACGCTCGAGCGAGTGGCCCGGGCGCTGCGCGACCGGGGTCTCGTGCGCATCGTGTGGTCCGACACCGGTCGCCGCACCCTCAAGTACCACCAGACCCTCGACGAGGTCGTGCCGCTCGACGCCGAGGAGCGGGCGCTGTTGACGGTGCTGCTGCTGCGCGGGCCGCAGGCGCCGGGCGAGCTGCGCAGCCGCACGGAGCGGCTGCAGGCCTTCGCCGACCGTGACGCGGTCGAGGAGGCTCTGACCCGCATGGCGTCGCGGCCCGACCCGCTCGTGCGCCGGCTCGAGCGGCGTGCGGGCGAGCGCGACCACCGGTGGCTGCACCTGCTCGGCGACGACGCGTCGACGGAGGCTGCGGCGCGTGTGGCGGGCGCGGTAGGAGCGGCGGGGGCCGACGGCCGGTCCGGGGTGACCGCCGTGGGGCAGCGCGACCACGAGCTGCCGCTGCGCGACGGAGCGGCGGCGCGCGACGAACGGGTCCGTCACGCGTACACCGCGATCGCACCCGCCTACGCCGAGGCGCTCGCCGGTGAGCTCGACGACCTCCCGTTCGAGCGCTGGCTGCTCGGGCTCGTGGCCGAGCGCGCCGGCGGCCTGCCGGTCGTCGAGGTGGGCTGCGGTCCCGGCCACGTCACCGCCCACCTCGCCTCGCTGGGGGCCCCGGCGACCGGCGTCGACCTGTCGCCGGAGATGGTGCAGCAGGCGCGCACCCTCTTCCCGGCCGGCCACTACGAGGTCGGCGACCTGCGACGGCTGCTGCGACCGACCTCGGCGCCGGGCTGGGGCGCGGTGCTCGCGTGGTACTCCCTCATCCATCTGGCTTCGTCCGAGCTGCCCGAGGCGATGGCGTCGCTGACGCGGCCGCTCGCTCCCGGGGGGTGGCTCGTCATGGCGGTCCACTCGGGCACCGGCACGCTGCACTCCGACGAGTGGTTCGGTGAGCAGGTCGACCTCGACGCCGTGCTGCACGAGCCGGCCGAGCTCGCCGCTCTCGCCCGGTCGGCGGGCCTCGTCGACGCCGAGTGGTACAGCCGGGGGCCGGTCACCGGTCGGGGCGAGACCACCGAGCGGCTGTACCTGCTTGCCCGCCGCCCCGACTGA
- a CDS encoding helix-turn-helix domain-containing protein: MVPEPPATGGDVDATLAAVGPRLRRVRQERGVTLAELSEATGISVSTLSRLESGQRRATLQLLLPLAQAHRVPLDDLVGAPATGDPRVHLRPVRRHGMTQVPLTQMPGPLQAHKLILPPARSRATPTPQTHEGFEWLYVLAGRLRLVLGEHDIVMGSGEVAEFDTRVPHWFGAADDHGAECLVLFGKQGERMHLTASTGRAGSAETT; encoded by the coding sequence ATGGTCCCCGAGCCCCCCGCCACCGGCGGCGACGTCGACGCGACCCTGGCCGCGGTCGGCCCGCGGCTGCGCCGGGTGCGCCAGGAGCGGGGCGTCACCCTCGCCGAGCTGAGCGAGGCGACCGGCATCTCGGTGAGCACGCTGTCGCGCCTCGAGTCGGGCCAGCGCCGGGCCACGCTGCAGCTGCTGCTCCCGCTCGCCCAGGCCCACCGGGTGCCGCTCGACGACCTCGTCGGCGCCCCCGCCACCGGCGACCCGCGCGTGCACCTGCGGCCGGTGCGCCGCCACGGCATGACGCAGGTGCCGCTGACCCAGATGCCGGGCCCATTGCAGGCTCACAAGCTCATCCTGCCGCCCGCCCGTTCCCGCGCCACCCCCACGCCCCAGACGCACGAGGGCTTCGAGTGGCTCTACGTCCTCGCGGGCCGGCTGCGCCTCGTGCTCGGCGAGCACGACATCGTCATGGGCAGCGGCGAGGTGGCCGAGTTCGACACCCGCGTGCCGCACTGGTTCGGCGCCGCCGACGACCACGGGGCCGAGTGCCTCGTCCTCTTCGGCAAGCAGGGCGAGCGCATGCACCTGACCGCCTCGACCGGCCGGGCCGGTTCGGCCGAGACGACGTGA
- a CDS encoding NAD(P)/FAD-dependent oxidoreductase produces the protein MDDLTTTSGPIEPADPTGDGVATAATRTEYDVVVVGGGAGGLSAALTLGRALRSVLVVDGGEPRNAPAAHAHNYLTRDGVPPLELLRLGRADVARYGGEVVRDDVVEAHRVGADLADGFVVRLARGGEVRARRVVVATGLRDVLPDVPGLAEHWGTGVLHCPYCHGHEVRGQRIVLLGAVPASAHQALMWSQWTDHLTYLEHDAPLDAAQREQLEAVGVTVVAGRALEVTGAPGTLTGIRTGSGHLEATAVVVGARVEARLGGLDGLGLEVVPFVMMGADMGSYLPAEPTGATDVAGVWAVGNVTDPAAQVVSAAAAGVRTAGMLNMSLIVEHADAAVARRRAG, from the coding sequence ATGGACGACCTGACCACCACGAGTGGACCCATCGAACCCGCCGACCCGACGGGTGATGGCGTGGCCACCGCCGCGACCCGCACCGAGTACGACGTCGTCGTCGTGGGCGGCGGCGCCGGAGGCCTCAGCGCCGCCCTCACCCTGGGCCGGGCGCTGCGCAGCGTCCTCGTCGTCGACGGCGGAGAGCCCCGCAACGCCCCGGCGGCGCACGCGCACAACTACCTGACCCGCGACGGCGTCCCCCCGCTCGAGCTGCTGCGCCTCGGGCGGGCCGACGTGGCCCGCTACGGCGGCGAGGTCGTGCGCGACGACGTGGTCGAGGCCCACCGGGTGGGCGCCGACCTCGCGGACGGCTTCGTCGTCCGCCTCGCGCGCGGCGGCGAGGTGCGGGCCCGGCGCGTCGTCGTCGCGACCGGCCTGCGCGACGTGCTCCCCGACGTGCCCGGCCTCGCCGAGCACTGGGGCACGGGCGTCCTGCACTGCCCCTACTGCCACGGCCACGAGGTGCGTGGGCAGCGCATCGTGCTGCTCGGGGCCGTGCCCGCCTCCGCCCACCAGGCGCTGATGTGGAGCCAGTGGACCGACCACCTCACCTACCTCGAGCACGACGCCCCCCTCGACGCCGCCCAGCGCGAGCAGCTCGAGGCCGTCGGTGTCACCGTCGTGGCCGGTCGGGCGCTCGAGGTCACGGGCGCACCCGGCACGCTCACCGGCATCCGCACCGGGTCGGGGCACCTCGAGGCCACCGCGGTCGTCGTCGGCGCGCGTGTCGAGGCGCGGCTCGGGGGCCTCGACGGTCTCGGGCTGGAGGTCGTGCCGTTCGTCATGATGGGCGCCGACATGGGGTCCTACCTGCCCGCCGAGCCCACCGGTGCGACGGACGTCGCGGGCGTGTGGGCGGTCGGCAACGTCACCGACCCCGCCGCCCAGGTCGTCTCGGCCGCGGCGGCCGGGGTGCGCACCGCGGGGATGCTCAACATGAGCCTCATCGTCGAGCACGCGGATGCCGCCGTGGCCCGGCGTCGCGCTGGCTAG